Part of the Nicotiana sylvestris chromosome 2, ASM39365v2, whole genome shotgun sequence genome, aaagtcattaatgacggttcaacattgtcaacaaaaattttggttcattctcgtgatgagacaatgttcagtacaaggataaagcattaaggctttttaatgatttctaatttgatacggggtatatcaaatagtgtatctacgggatgacacgattaggaatcacctatgtaagtgtgaagtgttagccgcttcaaggagaattttgcaaggccaattctctacgcacttataaAACCAGGCgttgttcatggctgaaacgaacacaacaatgagaaccaaaaacggttaagggttgattgtgtgacttatggttgtctaggtatacactaaagttcgacagttcaaagatatcaaatctaccgattgaccgagtatatccgacataagttcactacggaacgttcaaagggaaacctacttatccagatgcaattaatccttgcatGCAAATcgcacaagtttttcatgcatacttctgTGATATAGTCATTCCTCATTCATGCGGGGGATTGTTGAGGATTTTAAGATGGAAAAGtcttaaaaagagggtgaataggaaatggaggaaaaatgaaatttttgagtaaaattttaagtttccctctctTGAAACATTGtctcatattggaagaggaaaatGATTTTAGTGGGTATATACACAATTGCTCTTCTTGTAGTTCTTatagagttaagaagaaggcaagcctcgcgccgtcgtcgtcgctcgctcacTCGGCTACGACTTCGATTTCGAATTCGGATTCGAatttgaatttggatttggatttggtcaaatgatcgattaattaattaattttggaccaaatttatttgttaatagtaaatattaacgtaatattatccgtgtttgtaacagATATGTTCCAACCCGTGGATTTGTTCCAGCAGCCTAGGGCGTCTCCCACCATGGCCAAATGTTTGCTCCATAATAGCAAGTGATTGTCCATTAATTAGCAGCCTGGTGCTCTGCCCACCATGACCAAGTGCTCCACTAAATGAGTGGCAGCGGGTCCGTGTTTAGCAGCTGACTGCACTATAAATAGATGGTGCAAGCAGCTTGTTGAAGACACACAGACAAAAATCGAAAGTGAAActactgatttcctcttcaatttaTACAGCTACTGATTTCCTCTCCAATTTACACTCAAAGTTTGGCTATACATTACaatccttcctctcagaatttccattcgacttctgagttctcctcctttgttctgcattgttttaaactacaaacaaagcaactgtaagtgtgatttgctgtcgaactttgtgttcgctgaaacacttgGGTTtaaagtaccgctacaccagtgtgtaattcgttctatcctgagaGGAAACAATTCATAACTTTAGGTATTAGGAAAGGATTAAATTATTTAAGGAAACACTATGAATTCAGTGAACTCGAATTAATTACTGTTTCATTTATATTTACCTTTATACGCTAacattttttctcaaaaattattatttataaaTACAACAAGTAAGAAATAGCAACCAACACTTCATTCTTCAAACTTTTGATAACACTTCAAACTTTGCCAAAATGGTTCATGAAAAGCAAGTGATAGAGGAAGTATCCGGCTGGCTTAGAGTTTTCGAAGACGGTTCAGTAGACCGGACTTGGACCGGTCCACTCGAAGTCAAATTCATGGCCGAGCCAGTCCCGCCACATGACGACTTCATCGACGGCGTTGCCGTCAAAGATGTAGTCGCCGACGAAAAATCCGGCAGCCGTCTCCGCATCTACTTACCTGAACGAAACGACAATTCCGTCAACAAGCTTCCCGTCATTTTTCACTTCCACGGCGGCGGCTTTTGTATCAGCCAAGCCGATTGGTTCATGTACTACACTGTCTACACGCGCCTAGTGCGCGTGGCCAACGCAATCATTGTCTCCGTCTTCATCCCCCTCGCGCCGGAGCACCGCCTCCCCGCGGCCTGTGATGCCGGTTTCGATGCCCTCCTCTGGCTCAGGGACCTTTCCCGGAAGCAAGGACACGAGCCCTGGCTCAACGATCACGCAGATTTCAACCGAGTATTCCTCATCGGAGACAGCTCCGGCGGGAACATAGTCCACCAAGTCGCCGTCAAATCCGGCGAGGTAAACTTATCTCCAATGCGACTGGCCGGCGCACTTCCGATCCATCCAGGTTTCGTGCGGTCCTATCGGAGCAAATCGGAGCTAGAACAAGAGCAAACGCCGTTTTTAAATTTAGATATGGTGGATGAATTTCTAGGGTTAGCTTTACCTGTAGGGAGCAATAAGGATCATCCAATAACATGTCCGATGGGAGATGCGGCGCCGGCGGTGAAGGAGCTTAATTTGCCGCCTTATTTGTACTGTGTAGCGGAGAAAGATCTGATAAAGGACACTGAAATGGAGTTTTACGAAGCTATGAAAAAGGGAGAAAAGGACGTAGAGCTGTTTATAAACAATGGAGTGGGACATAGCTTTTATCTGAACAAAATTGCTGTTAAAATGGACCCTGTAACTGGTTCTGAAACTGAAAAGCTTTTAGAATCAGGAAGCATTAAAGGAGAATATTTGtcgaattgtttttttttttctttttggtcaaCTTTGTCGATTTGTTTGGGTCAAATAAGCATGGAATTTAGAGAATATATATTGCATGAATATTTGTTTGAGTCCGAAAATGAAATAGTGCCAAAAATGGCACAAAATATGTTTCtattgttaaaaaaaaaattacataaatacataaaacgtagtactatactgtattttattaaaaaattaatttttttaggaAAACGCATTATAATATTGTGTTTAACTTAAACacagtattgtactgcgtttcccTATAATATTTGTGCCCACTTCTATAGGACTGCagagaatatttattttttagtgtaaaacgcagtattatactgcgttttacactgAAACGTattattatactgcattttactctAATTTTTGGGCTCACCAATAAATGTTCTGCgaataactgacataacaataattcaaatgcaTAAAATGTGGTATTGTACTGCATTTTACATAAAAAAATTCTGCATCCCAAGTTCGGAcctgccttatttaaaggcgtttcaattttatgaaaattcattcaatactttcttcaaacttccgttcatacttcttttttcttcttatcaatcatttttttataatgtctgaagagccaaaaataagggtttcattatattgggggggggggtgaggttgtgctggagaataactctgtgaggtatagctcacctccacaatgtcatgttaaattgccgcttacaatggagtacgataaattggtatcgttggtACGTAAAAAAATGAGTGGGAGGAAGTGTTCGGTTAACCataaagtaaccggtagatttccgtattcagtgactccgtaggagtttgcttattattctgagtttaacatcgaagatgatgaaactcttagagattttttgtgGATTCCGGATAAAAgccaccaaccataaaagccacatctcgaaccttgcaatcagcataactcttttgcctggactgggctgtatgcagtctatcctgaatgatcctgaccttgtccaaggcctcttgAACCAGATTCGTACCCAACAAACGAGCTTCTCCcggttcaaaccatccaaccggataTCGACACCTcctaccatataaggcctcataagtagccatctggatactcgactggtaactgttgttgtaggctaactctgctaaaggaaaaacctgatcccacgaacctccaaagtcaataacacaagctcggagcatatcctccaatatctgaatagtccgttaGGACTGCCCGTCCTTCTGAGGATGgaatgctatactcaactcaacATGGGtggccaactctcgctgaactgctctccggaaatgcgaagtaaactgcatacctcggttcgaaatgatagatactggcataccatgaaggcgaacaatctcccggatatagatctcagctaacctctcggatgaataggagactcctacaagaatgaaatgcgctgacttggtcagcatatcaacaatgacccaaactgtgtcaaacttcttctgagtcagcggaagtccagtaacgaagtccatagtgatccgctcccactttcactcgaGAAGCTCAGTCCTTAGAAACAATCcatcaggcctctgatgctcgtacttaacctgctgacaattcaaacaccgtgccacatatgccacaatatccttcttcattctatgccaccaataatactgccacaaatcctgataaatCTTTGTGGTTCCCGGATGAAaagagtaccaggaactatgggcctcctctaaaatcaactctcgaagcccatccacattaggcacacaaactcgaccctgcaatctcaaaactccatcagcatctaaggtTACATGCTTGGCACCTTCACactgcactgtgtctctaagaacacacaaatggggatcatcaaactgtcgatcacggatacgctctaataacgaagaacgagcgaccgtgcaagctaatacccgactaggctcagaaatatccaacctcacgaatcgattggctaagtcctgaacatccaaagcaagcggcctctcactgactggaatataagcaagactgcccatactggctgactttctactcaaagcatcggtcaccacattggcctttcctgggtaatataagatagtgatgtcataatccttcaacaactccaaccacctcctctgcctcaaattcaactccttttacttgaacaaatactgaagactcttgtgatcagtgaacacctcacataccatgccatacagataattcctccagatcttcaatacgtgaacaatggctgccaactccaaatcatgaaccggatagttcttctcatgaacctttaactgcctcgaagcataggcaatgaccttgccatcctgcatcaatattgCACCAAGCCTaatacgggaagcatcacaatagactatgtaaggccctgaacccgtGGGCAATACTAAtatcggtgccgtagtcagagtcgtcttgagcctctgaaagctcgcctcacattcatccgaccatctaaactgggcacccttctgggtcaacctggtcatcggggctgcgataaatgggaacccctccacgaatcgaagatagtagcctgccaatcccaagaaactccgaatctctatagctgatgctggtctaggccagttcttgactgcttcaatcttcttcggatcaacctgaataccctctgctgacacaatatgacccaggaatgcaactgtaCTCAaacagaactcacacttcaagaatttagcatataactgactatccctcaaggtctaaagaaccactctaagatgctgctcgtgctcctcccggctgcgggaatatatcagaatatcatcaatgaagactatcacgaatgagtccaaataagtcctgaacactcggttcatcaaatccataaaagctgttggggcatttttcaacccgaatgacataaccaagaactcataatgctcgtaccgagtgcggaaagctgtcttagggacatcggatgccctaatcctcaactgatggtagacagatctcaagtcaatctttgaaaataccttggcaccttgaagctgatcgaacaaatcatcaatcctcggtagtggatatgtattcttgatggtgaccttgttcaactgccggtaatcaatgcacattctcattgaaccatcctttttcttgacaaataacaccggcgcaccccaaggcgaaacgctaggtctaatgaaatccttctcaagcaagtattgcaactactccttcaactctttcaactctggcgaggccatgcgatatggtggaatagaaatgggctaagtgctaGGAACCAAAtcgatgcagaaatcaatatccctatcgggtggcatacccggcaggtcttaAGGGAAAAcattaggaaactcacgaaccacgggcaccaaatcaatagagggaacctcagcactggaatcgcgaacataagccaaataggccaaacaccccttctcgaccatacgccgagccttcacgtaCGAGATAACAGTgcgagtagaatgaccaggagtccctctctactctaaacgggGAAagtccggtaaggctaaggtcacagtcttggcatgacagtccaagatggcGTGGTACGGGGACAACCAGTCCAtctccaatataacatcgaagttgACCATGTCTAACAGCaataaatcaacacgggtctcaagacccccaatcaccacaatacaagaacgatgaactcgatcgaccacaatataatcacccatcggtgtagacacataaacagaaataatcaatgaatcactaggcatgaccaggtacgatgcaaaataagatgacacatacgaatacgtagaccctaaatcaaatagcactgaagcatctttatcacaaaccagaatggtacctgtaatgactgcatctgaagcctcagccttgggcctagctggaagggcgtaacatcggggctgggccccaccaccctgaactacctctttgGGACGGCCTACtgttggttggcctccacctctggcggcctgagctccacctctaggacctctacctccacctatagcacctctacccccacctctaactggctgggcgggctgtggaatgCCTGGTGCTtataccatagcacgagaaccctgatgctgacagCTAcctggtgctcgagggcaaaacctggcaatgtgaccgagatcaccacaagtgtaacaagccctcggctgctgaaacTGCTGCCCTTATCGACCTAAATGACCACctcgaaaactctgaagcggcggtgcactgatgggagctggtggtgcacggTAAGACTGCTGATTAAAATAgtgcgtctgagaaccacgaccaccttaagtaccatgagagacctggagagctgactgaaagggcgtaggaggatggcctctaccacaTGAATCTCTACCttcagacgaggcaccactgaatctttctgaatgacagggcctcttatccgtcccatgaccacctccctatgacagaaccattTCAACTCTACGGGCcgcattggccgcctcctggaaagtgatctcactcccggcctccttggccatctgaagataaatcggctgaataagactatcaataaaccttctcaccctctctctctctaggtgggaagtatgacaagagcatggcgagctagatcgataaacctggtctcatattgggtgaccatcatggaaccctgctagaggcgctcaaactgcctccgaaagGCCTTTCTCTGAGTCactgggagaaacttctccaaaaacaatgctgtgaactactcccaagtcaaaggtGGCGAACCgtctggtctagctaagcaataatccctccaccaagtcttggcgggtCAAGACAGACGAAAGGTAGaaaaatcaactccattggtctcaacgatccccatgttccgaagaacctcgtgacaaccatctagataatcctggggatccttagtagatgcaccgctgaatgtagaagtgaagagcttggtgaacctatccagcctccacaaagcatcggcggacatagccgctccatcgccggtctgagccacTACACTCGTCTGAACTGCCACAGCTGGTTGAACTGCAGGAACCCgaacctggggagctacctactctGGAGTGCGCATAGCAGGAGTCtaagcccctcctccagcctgagaagtggctggtgctacgggaagcaaactcgctcgggtgacactctccatgaggcccactaactggactagagcgtcctgaagaactggggtggaaatgaacccctctgggacctgagctgggctcaccgaaacctcctcctcaaaatcaacctgaggttccgccactggtgctgctgctcggggatGAGCTCTGACCCTACCTCGGCCTTTAGCATGGCCTCGgactcgccctctgcccctagtgggagctaCTGCTAGGGCTCGGGTTGTTGAGCTGTAGATGAGGAAGCgagtgttctcgccatctatgaaagagtagagtagaaatccaattagcatttgaggaacaaattcgcacgaaaagaaagaacaaatgggaaattttcctaactctgtagcctctgggggataaatacagacgtctctgtaccgatccctcagactctactgagcttgtccgtgagttgtgagacctatgtaacctagagctctaataccaacttgtcacgacccggatttcccaccctcaggagtcgtgatggtgcctactaatgtgagctaggcaagccaatccttaactgcttacttcattaacaaattacttcttttaacaattattagtgatagcatgaaaacaacggaattaaataaataagcggaagacctaaattaaataagctgaacaataatgcgaaagtcaacatatgcctctacccaagaactggtgtcacatcactcactaacttctaagagtactaaatacaactgtttgaaagaaaaatataaattgtttgtctcgaaaacatgagataacagactgaaagatagaggagacgtcgggcctgcgtacgcctgcaaggctacctcggtgtctcactggaatGAAGGCTGGCTCTCGCGCTACTAttgctgtccaagacctggatctgtgcaaaagagcacagagtgtagtatcagcacaaccgaccctatgtgctggtaagtgcctagcctaacctcggcgaagtagtgacgaggctaggaccagactccaaataaacctgtgcaattcgtatatatatacagcggaaaagagatACAGAAATAACTAGTCAATGtaggaaggggaaacatgttgtgggggtgaatatagttccgaatagaaaggcatcaagtaggGAAGGAAACAACAtcactagaatatcaacaaggaagcagaaatcaacaatttgcatggcatcacccttcgtgcttttactctcatcctcaccaaaataatacacgacatcacccttcgtgctttacgctcttccttacccaaacaataatcacaaggaaaatagggtaaggaaatctaatacctcaaagtaaatcaaataacaataagtaatgaaagaaacaacataactcggatatcaacaaggaaatcagaaatcaacaaatgcacggcatcacccttcgtgcttttactctcatcctcaccaaatcaattgtatcttaataatgtgcacggcatcacctttcgtgcttttactctctttccttacaatatagtcaatgaatatcggtacagaatggtacatcgtatggcacaacatcacccttcgtgctttacactctttcctcacaatagcaaacaatgcacgacatcgcccttcgtgctttatcgctcttcctcacccaaacaacaatcacaaacaaggggcaaggaattaaacaaataataataatagaaatcccagcaagggaatacaattaaacagctaagtcccggcaagggaacaatatcaataaatctcaatatcccgacaagggagataatcaacaaagcaacaagcatcccggcaagggaataattcaatgactctttctcttctttcacttcttactttataactcactttaccacttgagccaatgctccaaagggttccatttatctcatatactttTACAATTAGTATTaccactcgagccaatgcttctcgaagttcaaatatcacaatttctttcacatgctttttacaacatatagaaatcatcattaaggcatgaaagatacaacaagatcagaatatccgcaatataaagactcacggtcatgctagataccaacgtatagatactcgttgtcacacctcatttttgcgcgcccgccccgaagggtgaatgcgcgagggagttttccaatttaaatgacaatattcgaaatgggattatttatttaatttagagtcgccacttgggaaaggtttttGGTGTCcgaagtcaccggtttatcttgaatcccaattcgaggaaaatattcgactttccaaatgaagtttgcgaaccaaaaattctaagtaaggaattctattgacccgagggaaggtgttaggcacccccgaatcccgtggttctagcatggtcgcttaaatggttacaatggctaaatatctgattt contains:
- the LOC104244639 gene encoding carboxylesterase 15-like: MVHEKQVIEEVSGWLRVFEDGSVDRTWTGPLEVKFMAEPVPPHDDFIDGVAVKDVVADEKSGSRLRIYLPERNDNSVNKLPVIFHFHGGGFCISQADWFMYYTVYTRLVRVANAIIVSVFIPLAPEHRLPAACDAGFDALLWLRDLSRKQGHEPWLNDHADFNRVFLIGDSSGGNIVHQVAVKSGEVNLSPMRLAGALPIHPGFVRSYRSKSELEQEQTPFLNLDMVDEFLGLALPVGSNKDHPITCPMGDAAPAVKELNLPPYLYCVAEKDLIKDTEMEFYEAMKKGEKDVELFINNGVGHSFYLNKIAVKMDPVTGSETEKLLESGSIKGEYLSNCFFFSFWSTLSICLEKEAQVSNRTRQLMLISKQKEGEEKQNFQLLLCSQVSFSSKPLSLSSGSKLLVSLSGFWFPFLCSLVLSLTSWCLTSFLIPTMTFSTFLSLPIDQKDLDKVFGEDNRVDIQEIKNRKLKKTSELHPGIARDAEKVAGQVY